TTTCTCACCATCCCTGGCGATTTCCAAGGGGACACAACATGTTACACACACAGGGCGTTCCGAAGTGATGTTGACTGTTCCTGTGAAGGGAAAGTTTCGTCTCTACCCCACTCGCTCGGCCACTTTTGATGCACCACTCGGAACGTGCCGATCGCAGGACAGACTACTCTTCGAGGCGCTGGAGCAATTGCGTGACATAGGGGCTGTTCTCCCAGCTACGATGTGGGCTTATCGTCGTGATCAGTGTTCTCGCTTCCTCCTTGGTCATATGCCCGTTCCGGGAGTAGTCGCAGATGAGCCGCGGCGTCGGGATGATCCGCGGCCCCTGAAGCACGGCGTGGATGAGTGGAAAGTTCGTTCCGCCGAACTCGTCGGTGAGAAACCCGTCGACGGCGAGCGCGTTCGCGAGAACGATGCCATCAGTTTCCCCGTCATCGAGGCCGAAAATCGGCCGAGAGTCCGGGATATCGTCGCGTTCGTAGGGATCCTCGACCGTGTAGTGGTTGCGGGCCGCGAGGACGTTACTCGCAGCCGCGGCGTGGATATCCTGATACTGTGTGATGTCGCGGAGTTCTTCGACCACTTCCGGTGGCACGAACACGTCACAGGAGGTGAGAAGATACTGGAGTGGGTCCGAAGCGCCGGTGTCAACGGCAGCGTTGGCACGGGGCACGGCGAGACTGACGAGTGCACTGGTGTCGGCGACGACCGTTCGCAGTCGTGGACCGCTCATCGATCATCGTCGGCCGCGGTGTCGACCGTCGTCACATCGCCCTCGTAGACGTCGACGTCGTCGGGGGCAGCGAGATCGAGTGGCTCGTCTTCGAGGTCCGCTTTGAGGAGGCGGAGCCGCTGGGCCGTCTCAGCATCGACCAACTGCTTGACCGTCTCGAACTCGAGTTGGTCGTCGTAGTACTTCGTTGCGACCAACTCCTGGAACGTCTCGCTGTCGGCAGTGTCTTCGATGTACTCCCGAATGGCCTCGACGAGGAGATCCGTCCGATCCTTGTCGAAGAGGTCGGCGATGGCATCAAGCCGGTCGATGAGGTACTCCGGTGACTGGAAATGAACCCGTCGTGGGTCGTTGCTCGTGCCCATTCTATGTGCAAGTTCTGCACATAGGGTGATAACGGTTTCGGCGATTGCACAGAGCTTGCACATCAAAGTCTCAGAGTCAGGAATCGGATACTCCAATAGCGTCGTGTGCCTGTGACTTTGATCTCCGTTGGACATCATCGCGACTATGCCTCGGCTATACCTAATACTGCAATCACCGAGTATAACGAGACTAGTAACGGCGGTCGTCAACTGCCTCGGGGTCAAGCCCCGAAGCACTCGCCTTGTTTATCTGGAGAATACTGAGCAGCCGGGGACTTTCACGAGATTCGTCTCAGTCGTCTTACTGTTCGTTCAGCTCCTCAAGGAACCAGCCAGCCGTCGTCCCGATACGAATGCCGTCGATGTTGCGCATCTCGAGGTCAGTCGTGGCGGTACGGAACGGATAATGCTCGACGAGGACGCGACGGATGACCGTACGGACGGGTTCTGTCCCGTATCTGTCCACGGCGGTTGCCATCGCCGCGTCGAAATGCGCATCCTGGTGATCTTCTCGAGGGTTCTGTGCGCGCTCGAACACGAGCTTAACTACCTTGTCGACCGATGCGTGCTTGGGGTCTCCGGTTCGTTCACGAACGTCGTACAGGGCGTCGCCATTGGGTCATCGCTATTCACCCGTGGTGTCTCTGTCTGTCTCTGTGGTCGTTGGCTCAAGCCGACGCTGCCGGCGGACCTCGGCAAGAGTATCTTTGAGCGTTGCCAAACTGTCGATGGTCGAGAGTTCGTCGGTGATCTCGTCGAGAAGCATGGCTCGCTCGACAGCGGCCTCGTCTCCTTCGGTCGCCTCAATCGATTCGACGCGAATCTGTCGGTCTTCGTGCCAGCCACAGGTCCAACAATTTCGGGTAATCTCAATACACTCGTCTTCTTCGGCCGCAAGGAGCGCGTCGGGAAGTGATGTCGAAGGTGGTTGCTCCGGGCCCACTTCGAGCGTAACCGGTGAGTCGCATGCAGGGCAATCTATAGTCGTCTCGAGGGGCGCTCGTATGTTGAAGATGTGGGACGACAAGACTGGCCCGCACATGGTCTGCACCGAACAGGGGTCAAGTACGGACGAGTCCTAAGGCGGTGACTGAGAACCGATGGGCGACAGCGTCGGTGTCAGGGCTCCTCGAGCAACGAGCGGGCCCGTTGCACGTAGCTGTTTGCGTCCCAGCTGCGGGCGTCGCTGATCTCGTCGAGAATAGCGCGAGCATCGGCAGCTGACAGCTGTTCGGTGCGAACAAGTACCGAAAGCAGCGTCGGCGTTGTGACGAGCCGGATGTCAGCGAGCGACGCGTGTATCAAGCCGAGTTGGTTGAACTCATCACAGAGCAGTAGTGCAGAATCGAGGTCATTCGCGAGAGTGACAGCCGCGTTTTCGCCGTCATCAAGCGGAAACTCGGCGTCGAAAGCGACCGACCGTGTCTCAAGCATCTCAGTTCGGTCAAGGACGGTCGTTGCAGCCCAACCGTGTACGTCATCATACGAGGCGATCTCTCGGAGTTCCTCGATGACCACTGTTGGGACGATGACCTCGTAGCAGGACAGACAGAGCTCGAGTGGGTCGGGGTCGTCGTCAGCAACGACCCCGAAACTCACGAGGGCAGAGGCGTCAGCGATGAGCGTCGACATTTACGCGTCGGCGACCTCGTCGATGAAGTCGTCGTCCAGTTGCTGTTTCAACACTCGGAGGTTCGCCGCCTCTTCGGCACCGACGAGCGCTTTGAGTTGCTCGAAGGAGATCTCGTCGTCGTAGTATGCAGCTGCGATTTCCTGCGTGAGCGCGTCGTCATGGGCCGCCTCTTGGAGGTACTCTCGCAGCGCAGTCACGAGGACATCCGTCCGGTCTTCCCCGAGGACGTCTGCGAGGGCGTCGGCCCGGTCGATAAGTCGGTGGGGCGCCCGGAACTGGACGCGCTTTTTGTCGCTACTCATTATGTGTACATTGTGAGCTAGTCCACTTAGCATTTATCGTGTGTACAATGTGAGCCTTACTCGCCTCATGTCGACGACCGATCGGCCGATCAGCCGATCGTCAGTCAGACACGGTATGTTTCTCAAGGTCGCGCATCCAGTACGTCGCCGGGCCTCCGGGACTACACCTCGCACACAACTGTAGAGCCCTCGAGATGGCCGAGTTCAACGCGGAACCGCGTGAGCCAGGCGGGACCGAAGGTCCCGCTGAAAGCCGGCGTGAAACGCCGGCGACGCCGCAATCGTGTCGACGACCACTCCACACCCGTTGCAAGCATGGTGGTCATGCTCGTCCGGATCCGGCCGCGTCTGGAAGTTGTCACAGATCGGGTGGGAGACTCGCTTGTCCTGCCACCACGTATTCGTGTTACCTGCTCCGATGTCGCTCCTGCTTCCCGGTGTCGCCGTTGACGACAGCACGGTTCGCTCAAGAAGAAATGTAGCTGATTAACTGTGTGGCCACGTCCTCGGTCCGTTCGTCAACAAGAGCGGTCATATGAAATTCCACCTCTGTCGCACTGTTGAGGGTCGCGAGCGACCACGGAAGGACGTGACTTCGTTCCCCGAGTGGTTCGCCTTCGTAGTCGTCGTCGCGGAGCGTGAGTGACTCCTCGTGGTAGGTCTTCGTGGAGATCAGGACGGTGATCAGCTGTACGCCGTGGTTCGGGAACCGAGGTGTTCCCAGAAAGTACAGGAGTGTACAGGTGCCGAGACGGTACAGGAACCCGTTTGGTGCGAACTCGATGAAAACGTCTCATTCATTCTTCGTGGGACTGAAAACGAGCAGATAGACGCGCTCTTGAGCTTTTGAGGTGAACCGTTCATGGCCCGAACGACACAGGACGTCCCTCGCTACATCGTCCACGTTGCAAGAGATTCTGAACTGATCCCACAGTTGCAGGATATCGAGCGCGAACACCGTCTCCAACGAAATTAAGGGGCAACCTTTTCCGCTAGGCGACTGTATCTCTGAGTAGAGGCGCAGCATTAGACGATCTTCTCTTCCGAGATGTGGATCGGGCGGCTACTCACCAGAGGTAGGATACAATGAATCCCCAACAATTACACGATGAGCTTAAAGACGAGTTCGAGTACCCAGTAGATCACGCAACGGTACTCGCTCAAATCGGCGGCGCTACTGTCGATGCTCCCGACGACATTGACTCAGAGACGGTCGATGAAATCCTAGCCAGTGACAACGACAAAATATACGAAACCGCCGAGGATCTCGTTGACTCAATTTATGGAAATCTCGACGATAGTTACATTGGCAGGAAGTACTACGATGATCGCGGAGCAAACATTGACGGAGACGATTACGAGGATCCGCACGACGACCAGAACCAATCGTTCTGAAGAGGCTCGTTGTCTGTTACCAGAATTTCAGGTTCTGTTTGACTGATTCACGCATCATCTCCTGAATTTCTTCGGTGATTGGGATGTCTTTCGGACAGACGGCTGTACACGAAAATTGCGTGTGACACTGCCAGACCCTGTGTTCTTTATCGAGTAGCTCCAACCGATGTTCCTTCACGTCTTCCCCTTCGCGTTCGTCCATGTAGAATCGATACCCCTTGACGATAGCAGCGGGGCCGATATACTCGTCGTCGAACTGTGAGGGATTACACGACGACGTACAACAGCCACACTGAATACACCGTGAGGCCATCTTGATCATCTCTCGGTTCTCGGGAGTTGGCGCTGTTCTTCGAGTTCACCGCCTGGGAGATCGTCGGGCTGAAAATATGGTTGAAGGGACCCGTCTTTCAACATGTGTCCGCTTATCTCTCACTCCCAAAACGCTTCGATTCGGTCATCTAGGTCGCCGAGTACGTCCGAGAGCACATCTCGCTAGTCCTCCTCGTACTCGACATCGTCCCCAGGAGTCGTTGCATCCAGTGGTGGGTGAAAATGCGAGCGGATCTTGTGATAGTTTGGATGGTGGTCCCACCGACACTCCCAGTGGTTTCCAGTGTCGTATTGCTCAGAGTGGTGGATGTTGAAATCGTCTGTCTCGTACCAGCGGACCTGAAGATACGTACGCTCGATAGCAGTTGGAAAGTACCCCATGTCGTATTCTGCGACGACTGAACTTGGTGCGTATTCCTGCTGAAAGACGGTCTCTGCAAAGCGATTGCTTCGTTTAAGATGCTGCCCAATTTGTTCGAGAATGTCGGTATCGATGCCACCGACCTTTGGGACAGTATTGTCATCAGTTGGCCGGCGTTCAGGCATCGACTTTGGCACCGCCACTCGAGGGATGGGCGTTCTGACGCGCTGTATCTAACAGCTCTGCACGTTGTTTGAGCGTTTTCCATTCACTCAGTGCTTCCCACACTTCTTCGACCGACGCTTCCTTGGTGTGATCCATGAGAGACACGTCTTCCGGGCTGTCAGCATCGAACTGGGCACGATACTCCTCGAGTTGTTTTATCGTCTCTTTGAGTTCTTCGACGATCTCTGCCTCAGAGTATTGGTCTCGGATTTGCTCAACTCTGCGCCACTGGAGATAGGATTCGTTGCGTTCGTATCTCACAGGTCGTCCCGAGATCTCACGTGTCATTCCCATCGAGGTGAACCATTCAAGGTAGTCCCTTGCAGTCTCAGTATCGCAGTCTGCTTGCTCCGCGATTCTGGACACTTTCGTTGGTGTCCGTAGCTGTAAAATGACACTGAGCAATCGTTCTCGCGTTGGCCCTCCCTTCAAGACCTCTTCAGGGGAGTCCCATTCGGTAAAATCAGGAGGATTTTTAGTTGAGTCACGAATGTCGTCGGGAGTATCAGTTAAGTCCATCAGTGCTCACTTGCATCCGACTAACGATATAGCCGGCCATATATCTACCACACGCTGAATTATTTCTGCTTCGTTCAGCGAGTCATGTCGTTCTCTGTTCAGAACTTTCGACGTATTTTTTGCTCAACAAGAATCTCCAGCAAATTCTCACATTCACATCCAGTACTTACGCAGTCTTCACGACGTGCTCCTCGAGATCACGTGTCCAGTAGGTAGCTGGCCCACCGGGACTACATCGCGCACACAGTCGTATTGTCCCCTCGAGATTCCGAGCTCAATGCGGAATCGCGTGAGGGCTGCAAGCGCGTCGACGACGAACCACAGCTGTCGCAGGCGTGGTGGTCAAACTCGTTGGGATTCAGGCATGGCTGGATGGTGCAGTCGACACACATCGGGTGGGTGACACGGTTGTCCTGTCACCACGTATTCGTGTTACCTGCTCCGATGTCGCTCCTACTTCCCGGTGTCGCCGTTGACGACAGCACGGTTCGTTCAAGAAGAAATGTAGCTGATTAACTGTGTGGCCACGTCCTCGGTCCGTTCGTCAACGAGAGCGGTCATATGGAATTCTACCTCTGCCGCACTGTTGAGGGTCGCGAGCGACCACGGAAGGATGTGACTTCGGTCCCCGAGTGGCTCGCCTTCGTAGTCGTCGTCGCGGAGTGTGAGTGACTCCTCGTGGTAGGTCTTCGTGGAGATCAGGACGGTGATCAGCTGTACGCCGTGGTTCGGGAACCGAGGTGCTCCCAGAACGAGCATCGGACGACCTTTGTCCGAGAGCGGATCGGTCCCCCAGATAATGTCACCGCGTTCCAGTTCACCGAACGCGGTCACTGCACTTCCTCCATCTCGTCAGTTTTCAACTCCTCGAGATGCTCCTCGCCGTACTGCTCGTCTGCAGTCTGGTGGTGCTGGTGAAGCCGGTAGGCGGCTCGAAGCCGGTCCTCGTTGTCTGTGATCGCCCAGTACGGGCGCTTGTGCCGCACAAGACCTCGTTCCTTCAGTCGCGAGAGGATGGCACTGACAGCGTCCGTATCCAGTTCGAGTTGTTCAGCAATCGTCGCCGCCTTCCACGCCCGGTCGTCGTTCTCGTCAAGGAACAATACGATCCGCTCGGTGTCGTTTCGTTCCTCGAATTCATCGTCGTCGGCGTTCTCGAACTCGTCGATATCAATGGTGCCGCTCGACATAGATTATTGTTGGTAGCGTGGGTGCATAGCTATTTTGGGTGTTTGTTACAGGAGGAGCACACTCACGTCTGAGGCAGGTCAGACTCTGTCATTCACTCTGTCGGCGTCGCGATGAGGTGCTCCTCGAGGTCGCGTGTCCAGTACGTCGCCGGACCTCCGGGACTACATCGCGCACACAGCTGTAGCGAGCCCTCGAGATTGCCGAGTTCGACGCGGAATCGCGTGAGGGCTGCAAGCGCGTCGACGACGAGCCCACAGCCGTCACAGGTGCAGTGATCGAACTCGTCAGGGTCCGGCTCCGCCTGGATAGCGCAGTCGACACAGATTGGGTGGGTGACTCGCTCGTCTTGGCCCCACGTATGCGCCTCGCCAGACTCGACGCCGGGCAGGGCGTCGCAGAACGCACAGCCAGTGAGTGTCTGCTGTGTCACTCACCCACCTCGTCGGCATTGCGAGCAGCCGTCCAACCTTGATGGAAGACAGCAAGTTGGGTGCTCGAGTCAAAGGCAGTCCCACTTGGCTCGTGGACGAACACCCGCTTGCCAGGGACTGGTGTCACCACATCGTTATCGATGAGTTCAGTAACGAGCTTTCGGGCGGTTGTATCGCCGATATCTGCGGTCACGACGCGAGTTGCATCCTGATCACGGGCAACGAGTCTGGCTTCGAACCGGCTGTAATCGTCTGCAGTGTCGTCAATCGGGTTTGGATCAGTCATTGGAAATCACATGACGGCTCACTGTTGAGCGCGCCTCATGCCTCACGGCGCCGATAAACTCACTGCTGGAAGCACAGTCGAGTCGAAGATACTAGGTGATGCGTACTGGAGTCAGTAACCGATATTCAACAGCGGACTCGAGTACTGACGGCTGATGATTACCTCTTGCTGGTCCGTCGGCCTGTTCGCAGCTGCCACGTCGGCTTCACCCGGAACGTATCTGGTTCCTCAACAGGATGGGTATGACTCTGATTTGTCGCTAGTGGTGTTTCAACCTTCGACTTGTGAGTATCAGCATCCGTGCAGTGGCAGATTTGAACTGTGAACTGATAGTAATGGCGTGCAAGATATAGAGGATAGATTCATCAGCGCGGTCGCCCACGAACGAGTCGTTAGATAGGTCTGGGTATTTGTTGCCGATTAGGCACGTGGTAGGAACGACTCAAGTTGAGAAGTACAGAACGTGCGCGTCCCGTTCATCGAACGAAATTGGCAGCTGCTGTTCAGCGGTGTGAGTTTCAGCTCTGCCAGAAATACTCGGTAGAGGCGCAATAATGGATTGACGATCGACAGTCTATATCATATATGGCACTTCCGTTCCGCCTCGAATCCGAGGAAACAGACCGACTGATTGCGCTCAGCGACGGCGTCATCGCGATTGCTATCACACTGTTGGTGCTGGAAATCAGCGTTCCGACGGTTCCTGCCGGAAGCACGACTGCGGTCGTGCCTGACCTCACCGCTGAGCAGTGGCCCGAGTTCGTCGGGTACGTGCTGAGCTTTCTAGTGATCGGCCTCTACTGGACGTTACATCGGCGCGTGTTCGTCTACGTTGAGGGCCACGACCGCAGCGTGGTCTGGCTCAATCTTCTGTTCTTACTCCTGGTCGCGTTCGTTCCGTACGCCACGAGCGTGTTCGTCGCCTACCCGACCGGGTTCGGCATCGCGTTCTACGCAGGGATATTGTCACTCACTGGATTCTCGCTGGCGCTGTTGTGGGGGTACGTCTCCAGAGAACGCCTCCTCGAAGCGGGACTGACCTCACGAACGGTCGAGATTCAGGCGGCACGGTTTCTCGTCTCTCCGATCGTGTTCGCGGGATCGGCAATCCTCGCCCAGTATAACCCGCTACTGGCCGTCCTCTCGTGGGGATTGCTGGTTCCCCTCAACGGCGCTTTCGAGTCACGACTTGTCGCGAGCGTCGAGGAGTCGGTGACCGAGTCAGAGAACCAGCCTCAGTGACATCCTCTCCGCTGTAAACGGCGGAGCTTCCCACAAGCCGAAGCTTGCTGAGTTGGGAGATTTACGGTTTCACATCCCCGAGAGAATGCTGGCAGTGCCACGCTACCGTTACCCCTATCCACCGTTGAGAAGACGGGGATTCGGAGTTATCTTGTGCTTCCTGCACCCTGTTCGTCTGATGGAAGGGGTGCTTCCACGACGAAAGGGCGAATCCCGATACTGTCTCATTGGGATAGGGCGGATAGACCGCCTCGGATAGCATTCAGTCCGCCGTAGAACCTCTTAAAACTACGTGCGGGCGCTGTATCCCCGCGCTGAAGCGCGAGGTTTTAGCGCCCTACTCCGCTTGATAACCCTCTGTTCGCCCAGCGTTCGTACTGGTAGAGACGTACCCTGTCTCTCTCACTTCCAACCACCGATAGACGCCAACTGGCCAGTGACCGATACGCGCGTATATCTTGCAGGGCTTCGGAAAAATGAGTTGGAACTGGCAGTTTGATCGTAGGATGATGTACTCACAAGTTCACCGTTGAAGCTACACTAGTGACGCGGGCCGTGAGAGGCAGTTGATCAGTTCATCACGGACGTCCTGCCGAGGCATCGTCTGTTCGTGCCAGCCGAGCCGTTCGTCGTAATGGCGCTTTTTGAATCTCTCGCCAACTGTATCGGCTGCAATGTACTGTGTTCGTTTGACCCCTCAGATATTCGATGATTGACACTCGGCACCGACGTCTGCATGCGTGAGTTCGACGAGAACACACTCGACGAATGAAATGAGTGACTCCCGACTTCGGTCGTTCGGAACGCGTAACTCGAGGCCGGACCAGGGTGGTTCAGAGGGCTGTCGGTGGGTTGGTGCTCGATCGATACCATGGTCTCGTAGATGCTGTCGCTCAGAAGTCATTCGCTATCTCGGGGCAGTTCGACCGCCCCGCACCCATCTCGGGGCGAGAAAACACTCCGATGACATGTTTTAGGATGTGTGCAGCCCTGACTGTACTGAACGCTACGAATCTCTTTGAGGACCGTCTCTGCACTAGTCAGTTAGCGTTCCAGCTCCAGTCGCTCAATATGTGCAATTCGGTCGTCTATCGGGGGATGTGTAGATAATATGCGTGTCCAGCAGTGGCGGATTCGGCGTATAGCTCTCTCGTATAGCCTTCCTGAAGATTGTTCATCAGCTGTCTCTGTCATCTGGACGTCTCTAAGTGCGCGCAACCCATTGGCAACTTGGTGTGGGTCATCGAGAAGCTTGGCTGCGTATCTGTCTGCCCGATACTCTAGCTGTCGACGAGCCCACACAAAGACAACTCGTCCAACGAGCACTGTGCTACCGGTAACCAAGAACAGCATCCAGTGGTACTGCACAAAATACCGAAGAGAGAGGACAGACAGAGTTGTCAGCACTACCGTCCCAACCAAGGAGATAACTGCGTGGTTTTCGTCGACATGTCCCAGTTCATGAGCCGCAATCATGGCGATGTACTTGTTGTCAAGTGCTTCAAACGAGTGCTCGTTGATCAGAATGACTTTGTAAGCCGGAAAGACGCCGGCAGCAACTCCGTTGATCGTCTGTCCGAACTCGCCAGTAGCCACTCGAAATGCAACGTCTTGGTCGGCACCAATCTCACATGCAGCGCGTTCTCGCCTATTCAAGGGTCGTGTTGCGACATGATTCCGAATGATTGTACCCGACATCGCCACTATCCCTGCAAGAAG
Above is a genomic segment from Natronorubrum aibiense containing:
- a CDS encoding DUF5789 family protein — protein: MNPQQLHDELKDEFEYPVDHATVLAQIGGATVDAPDDIDSETVDEILASDNDKIYETAEDLVDSIYGNLDDSYIGRKYYDDRGANIDGDDYEDPHDDQNQSF
- a CDS encoding DUF7342 family protein, which encodes MDLTDTPDDIRDSTKNPPDFTEWDSPEEVLKGGPTRERLLSVILQLRTPTKVSRIAEQADCDTETARDYLEWFTSMGMTREISGRPVRYERNESYLQWRRVEQIRDQYSEAEIVEELKETIKQLEEYRAQFDADSPEDVSLMDHTKEASVEEVWEALSEWKTLKQRAELLDTARQNAHPSSGGAKVDA
- a CDS encoding PemK-like protein, which codes for MTAFGELERGDIIWGTDPLSDKGRPMLVLGAPRFPNHGVQLITVLISTKTYHEESLTLRDDDYEGEPLGDRSHILPWSLATLNSAAEVEFHMTALVDERTEDVATQLISYISS
- a CDS encoding MarR family transcriptional regulator, with protein sequence MSSGTIDIDEFENADDDEFEERNDTERIVLFLDENDDRAWKAATIAEQLELDTDAVSAILSRLKERGLVRHKRPYWAITDNEDRLRAAYRLHQHHQTADEQYGEEHLEELKTDEMEEVQ
- a CDS encoding DUF7558 family protein, which gives rise to MTQQTLTGCAFCDALPGVESGEAHTWGQDERVTHPICVDCAIQAEPDPDEFDHCTCDGCGLVVDALAALTRFRVELGNLEGSLQLCARCSPGGPATYWTRDLEEHLIATPTE
- a CDS encoding TMEM175 family protein translates to MALPFRLESEETDRLIALSDGVIAIAITLLVLEISVPTVPAGSTTAVVPDLTAEQWPEFVGYVLSFLVIGLYWTLHRRVFVYVEGHDRSVVWLNLLFLLLVAFVPYATSVFVAYPTGFGIAFYAGILSLTGFSLALLWGYVSRERLLEAGLTSRTVEIQAARFLVSPIVFAGSAILAQYNPLLAVLSWGLLVPLNGAFESRLVASVEESVTESENQPQ
- a CDS encoding M48 family metallopeptidase, producing MANQLHLLRRSAAELIPWILLSVAVFLGCTLYVRWAVPTVDLSMVAIPLAVMSIMVSALVHSVVYSAQHVLAEVQRILDEESSRTDAITRIAVIGSSLLVSLVVGSLLIFGESLLELVVAVFLLAGIVAMSGTIIRNHVATRPLNRRERAACEIGADQDVAFRVATGEFGQTINGVAAGVFPAYKVILINEHSFEALDNKYIAMIAAHELGHVDENHAVISLVGTVVLTTLSVLSLRYFVQYHWMLFLVTGSTVLVGRVVFVWARRQLEYRADRYAAKLLDDPHQVANGLRALRDVQMTETADEQSSGRLYERAIRRIRHCWTRILSTHPPIDDRIAHIERLELER